Proteins encoded together in one Meles meles chromosome 7, mMelMel3.1 paternal haplotype, whole genome shotgun sequence window:
- the SMIM45 gene encoding long intergenic non-protein coding RNA 634, with translation MPQFLDWFVPVYLVISVLILVGFGACIYYFEPGLQEAHKWRMQRPLVDRDLRKTLMVRDNLAFGGPEV, from the coding sequence ATGCCGCAGTTCCTGGACTGGTTCGTGCCCGTCTACCTGGTCATCTCTGTGCTCATCCTGGTGGGCTTCGGCGCCTGCATCTACTACTTCGAGCCCGGCCTGCAGGAGGCGCACAAGTGGCGCATGCAGCGCCCCCTGGTGGACCGTGACCTCCGCAAGACTCTGATGGTCAGAGACAACTTGGCCTTTGGAGGGCCAGAGGTCTGA